A single genomic interval of Cucumis sativus cultivar 9930 chromosome 5, Cucumber_9930_V3, whole genome shotgun sequence harbors:
- the LOC101209836 gene encoding OVARIAN TUMOR DOMAIN-containing deubiquitinating enzyme 4 isoform X1, with the protein MRSQFQIIRIPGDGRCLFRSVVYGACLRSGKLAPSEVLQKELADELRENVANELMKRRLDTERFIEGDFGQYVRHMRQPHVWGGEPELLMSSHVLHSSRILRPRVFCSQVRLVSFEVEKLNLDVIRSKSRLRTDLINPNGECSVWSSSHGPSTF; encoded by the exons ATGCGAAgtcaatttcaaataatcc GAATTCCTGGTGATGGAAGATGTTTGTTTCGATCGGTGGTTTATGGTGCTTGTCTCAGATCGGGCAAGCTGGCTCCAAGCGAGGTTCTTCAAAAGGAGCTTGCAGACGAGCTCAGAGAAAAC GTTGCAAACGAGTTGATGAAGAGGCGTTTGGACACTGAGCG GTTTATCGAAGGTGACTTCGGACAGTATGTTAGACACATGCGCCAACCACATGTATGGGGTGGAGAACCTGAGTTACTCATGTCGTCACATGTCCTACA TTCCTCACGTATTCTCCGCCCTAGAGTTTTCTGCTCACAAGTTAGACTTGTGTCGTTTGAAGTTGAGAAACTGAACCTAGATGTGATACG TTCCAAGTCGAGATTACGTACGGACCTCATAAACCCAAATGGGGAATGTTCCGTTTGGAGTTCGAGTCATGGACCTTCAACATTTTGA